One segment of Nostoc piscinale CENA21 DNA contains the following:
- a CDS encoding IS4 family transposase yields the protein MIINRFPKIVKDILSQLPKNDYPVLNSRLFVECWLSYVLDNSLTSMRDVFKRLNNTGYPVDISTFSKANLHRSQQPFQEIYEKLNKLVQQVNNKKLHDKYAICPIDSTIITLTSKLLWILGFHQVKLFSSLNLATGTPEDNFINFGHNHDYNFGSKMLSNLPTDAVGVMDRGFAGFKFIQELVQDKKYFVLRIKNNWKLEFQESTGLIKIGASHDANAYRVVSFCDLETQTEFRLVTNLPATGETAVSDDEIRDIYRLRWSVELLWKFLKMHLKLDKLITKNLNGITIQIYTSLIAYLILQLVSIPEQWNNTLLDKFRYLQSCMCQKISYVHWFEEMMLC from the coding sequence GTGATTATAAATAGATTTCCTAAAATTGTCAAAGATATCCTGAGCCAACTGCCAAAAAATGATTATCCAGTCTTGAACAGCCGTCTGTTTGTCGAGTGCTGGCTATCTTATGTATTGGACAACAGCTTAACAAGTATGCGAGATGTGTTTAAGCGGTTAAATAATACAGGATATCCCGTAGATATTTCGACTTTCTCAAAAGCTAATTTGCATCGAAGTCAACAACCATTTCAAGAAATTTATGAAAAATTAAATAAGTTAGTCCAACAGGTAAATAACAAAAAATTACACGATAAATATGCTATTTGTCCAATTGATTCTACAATTATTACTTTGACGAGTAAGTTGTTATGGATTTTAGGATTTCATCAGGTAAAACTGTTTAGTTCGCTGAATTTAGCTACAGGAACACCTGAAGATAATTTCATTAATTTTGGGCATAACCATGATTATAATTTTGGTTCAAAAATGCTCTCAAATTTGCCAACGGATGCTGTGGGGGTAATGGACAGGGGGTTTGCCGGATTTAAATTTATCCAAGAATTAGTCCAGGACAAAAAATACTTTGTTCTCCGGATTAAAAACAATTGGAAACTCGAATTTCAAGAGTCAACTGGCTTAATCAAAATTGGCGCATCTCATGATGCTAATGCCTATAGAGTGGTGAGTTTTTGCGATTTAGAAACTCAAACCGAATTTCGGTTAGTGACTAACTTACCTGCTACGGGAGAAACGGCTGTTAGTGATGATGAAATTCGAGATATTTATCGATTACGCTGGAGCGTTGAATTGTTATGGAAGTTTTTGAAGATGCACTTAAAGTTGGATAAATTAATTACCAAAAACCTCAATGGCATCACTATCCAAATTTATACTAGCCTGATTGCTTATCTGATTTTACAGCTTGTCTCTATTCCTGAACAATGGAATAATACATTATTAGATAAATTTCGCTATCTTCAGTCTTGTATGTGTCAGAAAATCAGTTATGTTCATTGGTTTGAAGAGATGATGTTATGTTGA
- a CDS encoding general stress protein: MVTKNSIYALGVFTKAQELEKAINDLQASGFPLERVSVIAKDVKQGESIGEAPLSDRIGDQDVNVSSPVGNTLTATSWGTLLLGLSSLALPGLGAVLAAGSVGVALATSVAGVAVGAAANQNLVKAFTDLGIPEERARIYSDRLQQSYYLLILEGTESEIQRAEPILREQDIQNWGVYQEGLGARG, translated from the coding sequence ATGGTAACGAAAAATAGTATCTATGCGTTAGGAGTATTTACTAAGGCGCAAGAATTAGAGAAAGCGATTAATGATTTGCAAGCTTCTGGCTTTCCTCTAGAAAGAGTTTCGGTAATTGCTAAAGATGTCAAGCAAGGTGAAAGCATCGGTGAAGCACCACTCAGCGATCGCATCGGTGATCAAGATGTCAACGTTAGCTCACCCGTGGGAAATACGCTCACAGCAACTAGTTGGGGTACTTTGTTACTCGGTTTGAGCAGTCTGGCGCTTCCTGGTTTGGGTGCGGTATTAGCAGCAGGTTCTGTCGGTGTAGCTTTAGCTACTAGTGTGGCAGGTGTAGCTGTAGGCGCAGCCGCAAATCAAAATTTAGTCAAAGCTTTCACAGATTTGGGTATCCCGGAGGAGAGAGCCAGAATTTATAGCGATCGCCTGCAACAAAGCTATTATTTGCTCATCCTCGAAGGAACAGAATCAGAAATTCAACGCGCCGAACCAATTTTACGTGAACAAGATATTCAAAATTGGGGCGTTTATCAAGAGGGACTAGGAGCTAGAGGCTAG
- a CDS encoding YihY/virulence factor BrkB family protein, translating to MPKPRFVRFFRHLNWRILKKTFARTIERRLLGLAAEIAFNAMLSLFPAILAVLTAIGLLAESLQDTFKQMAALLSQVAPEEAMILIRDFASREIAHSKNSSLFSLSFAIALWTASGAISTAMTAFDQIHQTPPQQSRPFWQSKLISLGLTIGTIVLLMLASFLVFVSDLLLKIAVYEHSSLLFLQHLWQLLRWPVSLSIVATAFSFVYRYGPSVWNFGTPIMPGASLAAIFWAILSSLFRLYVTNFGNYNKVYGAVGTVIVLMLWLWMSAAVLLIGNQLNVIVGEDMRYQKIKSQEAEEQKSRKAEEQGSKEAEEQKNNL from the coding sequence ATGCCAAAGCCGCGTTTTGTCCGTTTTTTTCGCCATCTGAATTGGCGCATTCTCAAAAAAACCTTTGCTCGGACAATCGAACGACGACTACTAGGACTTGCTGCTGAAATTGCTTTCAATGCTATGTTATCGCTGTTTCCGGCTATTCTGGCTGTACTGACAGCGATTGGTTTGTTGGCAGAATCATTACAAGATACTTTTAAACAGATGGCGGCTTTATTGAGTCAAGTTGCGCCAGAAGAAGCGATGATTTTGATTCGGGACTTTGCCAGCCGGGAAATTGCCCACTCTAAAAATAGTAGTTTGTTTTCTCTCAGCTTTGCGATCGCTCTTTGGACTGCTTCTGGTGCTATCAGTACAGCCATGACAGCATTTGATCAAATCCATCAAACTCCGCCACAACAAAGCCGTCCTTTCTGGCAATCGAAACTGATTTCATTGGGATTAACAATTGGTACAATAGTACTGTTGATGTTGGCTTCGTTTTTAGTCTTTGTTAGTGACCTACTATTAAAAATAGCCGTCTATGAGCATAGTTCTTTACTATTCTTACAGCACCTTTGGCAGTTATTACGCTGGCCTGTCAGTTTAAGTATTGTTGCTACCGCCTTTAGTTTTGTGTATCGCTATGGCCCTAGTGTCTGGAATTTTGGTACACCAATTATGCCAGGGGCAAGTTTAGCAGCGATTTTTTGGGCAATACTATCGTCACTATTCCGGCTTTATGTCACTAATTTTGGTAATTACAATAAAGTTTATGGTGCAGTCGGGACTGTGATTGTTTTAATGTTGTGGCTGTGGATGAGCGCAGCTGTGCTACTCATTGGAAATCAACTAAACGTGATTGTCGGCGAAGATATGCGCTATCAAAAGATAAAAAGTCAGGAAGCAGAGGAGCAGAAGAGCAGGAAAGCAGAGGAGCAGGGGAGCAAAGAAGCAGAGGAGCAGAAAAATAATCTCTAA
- a CDS encoding DUF3226 domain-containing protein has product MAQEVAQKAKNKGAPFKDSYIDKAKIYTWLAWQEEPGRQLHQAIKYKVLNSQHPNAQIFFTWFKNLYNL; this is encoded by the coding sequence CTGGCTCAGGAAGTAGCACAAAAAGCAAAAAATAAAGGAGCGCCATTTAAAGATTCTTATATTGATAAAGCTAAAATCTACACTTGGTTGGCATGGCAAGAAGAACCAGGTAGACAACTACATCAAGCTATTAAGTATAAAGTCCTAAATTCTCAACATCCAAACGCCCAAATATTTTTCACATGGTTTAAAAATCTCTACAATTTATAA
- a CDS encoding site-2 protease family protein translates to MQTNWKIGTLFGIPLFLDPLWFVILGLATLNFGVAYQEWGSAIAWSAGIVMALLLFGSVLLHELGHSLAARSQGIKVNSITLFLFGGIAAIEEESKTPGKAFQVAIAGPLVSVGLFFLLRIVEIFIPETSPLNMMVGDLARINLVVALFNLIPGLPLDGGQVLKAALWKVTGDRFQAVHWAARSGQILGYAAIALGFAVDFFTKELALGLWIAMIGWFGIRNANTYDRVTTLQETLLKMVASSAMTRDFRVVDADQSLRAFADAYLLESAAPQVYFAASDGRYRGLVAIEDLRLVERSEWETRTLQTIVHPLTEIPTVTESTAIAEVINKLENEQLPRITVLSPAGAVAGVIDRGDIVSAVAQKLSIPFTDVEIKRIKEEGSYPPGLQLGVIAKSTVN, encoded by the coding sequence ATGCAAACAAATTGGAAAATTGGGACTTTATTTGGTATCCCGTTGTTTTTAGACCCTTTGTGGTTTGTCATTTTAGGACTAGCAACCCTGAATTTTGGTGTGGCTTACCAAGAATGGGGGTCTGCTATCGCCTGGAGTGCTGGGATAGTCATGGCATTGCTGCTATTTGGTTCGGTATTGTTACACGAATTAGGTCATAGTTTGGCAGCGCGGTCGCAAGGTATTAAAGTTAATTCGATCACCCTATTTTTGTTTGGTGGGATTGCCGCAATTGAAGAAGAATCGAAAACTCCTGGTAAAGCCTTTCAAGTAGCCATAGCCGGGCCTTTGGTAAGTGTGGGGTTGTTTTTCTTATTGCGGATTGTAGAAATTTTTATCCCTGAGACTAGTCCTCTCAATATGATGGTGGGGGATTTGGCAAGAATTAACTTGGTTGTCGCCTTATTTAACTTGATTCCGGGCTTACCTTTAGATGGTGGTCAGGTGTTAAAAGCAGCACTGTGGAAAGTTACAGGCGATCGCTTTCAAGCAGTACACTGGGCAGCAAGATCAGGGCAAATTTTGGGTTATGCGGCGATCGCATTAGGATTTGCGGTAGATTTCTTTACAAAAGAATTAGCACTCGGTTTGTGGATTGCGATGATTGGTTGGTTTGGGATTCGTAACGCCAACACCTACGACCGCGTGACTACCTTACAAGAAACTTTGTTGAAGATGGTAGCTAGTAGTGCAATGACGCGGGACTTTCGCGTAGTTGATGCTGACCAGAGTTTACGCGCCTTTGCTGACGCATATCTATTAGAGAGTGCTGCACCACAAGTGTATTTTGCTGCGTCGGATGGACGTTATCGCGGTCTGGTGGCGATTGAGGATTTGCGCTTGGTCGAAAGAAGTGAATGGGAAACCCGCACTCTGCAAACTATTGTTCATCCTCTCACAGAAATACCAACAGTCACCGAATCAACTGCGATCGCCGAAGTAATTAACAAACTAGAAAATGAACAGTTACCACGTATTACTGTACTTTCTCCGGCTGGTGCGGTAGCTGGCGTAATTGACCGGGGTGATATTGTGAGTGCAGTTGCACAAAAGTTAAGTATTCCATTCACTGATGTGGAAATTAAGCGGATTAAAGAAGAAGGTAGTTATCCGCCGGGGTTGCAGTTGGGAGTAATTGCTAAGTCTACTGTTAATTAA
- a CDS encoding DUF928 domain-containing protein yields MSFDKVVAAPDNIAQAQSNYNKYMQLGYSATRQRNYSAALNYFKQALQERPGDRYATTAMNNIQIYVARDRRNGNSKRPTYVTYIPQNLGKPARQIQGGTRSGIRLSESGQACMPGKKRLTALTPTLDVMQRTTSAYPTFLFYVPQTSAPVMELVLSDEEDNVVYQQTLPTPSKAGIVSLSLPEKPDVLSLKAGKTYHWDFSVICDRSDRQLDYVVSGSIQRIAPDAALMSEIKQVKPEEQAAIYALSGFWEDSLAILSELRKSSPNDPTIKNDWEDLLRSGGLEEIAQEPLVPCCTIH; encoded by the coding sequence GTGAGCTTCGATAAAGTAGTAGCCGCACCTGATAACATTGCTCAAGCTCAATCAAACTACAACAAATATATGCAGTTGGGTTACAGTGCGACTCGTCAGCGCAATTACTCAGCCGCTTTAAATTATTTTAAACAAGCACTCCAGGAAAGACCAGGCGATCGCTACGCTACCACAGCGATGAATAATATCCAAATTTATGTAGCCCGCGATCGCCGCAATGGCAACAGCAAGCGACCAACTTATGTTACATACATTCCTCAAAACTTAGGCAAACCGGCACGGCAAATTCAGGGAGGAACTCGCAGTGGTATACGTCTGAGTGAAAGTGGTCAGGCTTGTATGCCAGGGAAAAAACGCTTAACAGCACTAACACCAACCTTGGATGTAATGCAAAGAACTACATCTGCTTATCCGACATTTTTATTTTATGTACCGCAAACATCTGCACCAGTTATGGAACTGGTATTGTCAGATGAAGAAGATAATGTTGTGTATCAACAAACCTTGCCAACACCAAGTAAAGCTGGTATTGTCAGCCTGAGTTTACCAGAAAAACCCGATGTGCTGAGTTTAAAAGCTGGTAAAACTTATCACTGGGACTTTTCCGTGATTTGCGATCGCAGCGATCGGCAGCTAGATTATGTAGTTTCTGGCTCAATTCAACGTATTGCTCCTGATGCTGCCTTAATGTCGGAAATCAAGCAAGTCAAACCAGAAGAACAAGCAGCAATTTATGCCCTATCGGGATTTTGGGAAGATTCTTTAGCAATTCTGAGTGAGTTGCGTAAATCTAGCCCGAATGACCCGACAATTAAAAATGATTGGGAAGATTTGTTACGCTCTGGAGGTTTAGAAGAAATTGCCCAAGAACCTCTAGTACCTTGCTGCACAATCCATTAA
- the crtO gene encoding beta-carotene ketolase CrtO, with product MEEYDVVIIGAGHNGLVCAGYLLKAGYSVLLLEGRSLPGGGCTTEELMPNEAPGFKFNPCAMNHLFIFLGPVIQELELNKYGLEYLTCDPVAFCPHPDGKYFLAHKSVEATCQEIAQFSQRDAQKYAEYIKFWQRFVTAITPFFNAPPKSIVDIVGNYNLNNLHDLFSIVGGTNITLDLLRTVLSSPIDNINEYFDSEFVKAPLARLAAELSSPPSQKAMSFGAMMLLLRHNPGMARPRGGSGALVEALVRLVTSKSGVILTDKKVEKVLVDDGKAVGVRVAGGQEYRANKGVISSIDAKRLFLQLIDEGDVDTNLRERLDRRIVNNNETILKIDCALSEPLRFEHHNHRDEYLMGSVLIADSVKHVEQAHSEITLGKIPDDDPSMYLVMPTALDPSMAPEDKHTLWIEFFAPYQIAGAEGTGLKGTGWTDELKNQVADKVIAKLANYSPNLNYSIIARHVESPAELGERLGSYKGNYYHIDMTLEQMLCFRPLPELANYKTPIENLYLTGAGTHPGGSISGMPGRNCARVFLHAEEPISQTFKEAGNSLKSKIASVFQG from the coding sequence ATGGAAGAGTATGACGTTGTAATTATTGGGGCTGGTCACAATGGCTTGGTATGTGCTGGCTACTTACTCAAAGCGGGTTACAGCGTCTTGTTGTTGGAAGGGCGATCGCTTCCTGGAGGTGGTTGTACAACTGAAGAACTGATGCCTAATGAAGCGCCAGGGTTTAAATTTAACCCCTGTGCTATGAATCATTTATTTATATTCTTAGGGCCAGTTATTCAAGAATTAGAACTCAATAAATATGGTTTAGAATATCTTACCTGTGACCCAGTAGCATTTTGTCCTCATCCTGATGGCAAATATTTTTTAGCTCATAAATCTGTAGAAGCAACTTGTCAAGAAATTGCTCAATTCAGTCAAAGAGATGCCCAAAAATACGCAGAATATATTAAATTTTGGCAGCGTTTTGTTACAGCAATTACTCCTTTTTTCAATGCGCCTCCTAAATCAATTGTTGATATTGTTGGTAATTACAATCTCAATAATTTACATGATTTATTTTCAATTGTCGGCGGAACTAATATCACTTTAGATTTGCTGCGTACAGTTCTGAGTAGCCCTATAGATAATATCAATGAGTATTTTGATTCAGAATTTGTCAAAGCACCTCTCGCACGATTAGCAGCAGAATTAAGTTCACCGCCTTCCCAAAAAGCCATGTCTTTTGGGGCAATGATGTTGCTTTTACGCCATAATCCGGGGATGGCTAGACCAAGGGGTGGTAGTGGCGCACTGGTCGAAGCTTTAGTGAGATTAGTAACAAGTAAAAGTGGCGTTATTTTAACTGACAAAAAGGTAGAAAAAGTCTTGGTAGATGATGGTAAAGCTGTGGGTGTACGGGTTGCTGGTGGTCAAGAATATCGTGCGAATAAAGGAGTAATTTCTAGTATTGATGCCAAGCGTTTATTCTTGCAATTGATTGATGAAGGCGATGTAGATACAAATTTGCGAGAAAGATTAGACCGCCGCATTGTTAATAATAATGAAACTATCCTCAAAATTGATTGTGCTTTATCTGAACCTCTGCGTTTTGAGCATCATAATCATCGAGATGAGTATTTAATGGGTTCTGTCTTGATTGCAGATTCAGTCAAGCATGTCGAACAAGCTCATAGCGAAATTACCTTGGGCAAAATTCCCGACGATGACCCTTCAATGTATTTAGTAATGCCGACAGCCCTTGACCCTTCAATGGCTCCTGAAGATAAGCATACATTGTGGATTGAATTTTTTGCTCCTTATCAAATTGCCGGTGCAGAAGGTACTGGTTTAAAAGGTACGGGTTGGACAGATGAATTAAAAAATCAAGTTGCCGATAAAGTTATTGCTAAATTAGCTAATTATTCCCCCAATTTAAATTATTCAATTATTGCCCGCCATGTCGAAAGTCCGGCGGAATTAGGAGAACGCTTAGGTTCATATAAAGGCAATTACTATCACATTGATATGACCTTAGAGCAAATGCTTTGCTTCCGCCCATTGCCAGAATTAGCCAACTATAAAACACCAATTGAAAATTTATATTTAACTGGTGCTGGAACTCACCCTGGTGGGTCAATTTCGGGAATGCCAGGACGCAATTGTGCGCGAGTATTTCTGCACGCTGAGGAACCAATTTCTCAGACATTTAAAGAGGCAGGAAATTCGCTTAAGTCCAAAATTGCATCTGTTTTTCAAGGTTAG
- a CDS encoding PsaJ protein translates to MQKSSKQQQYFLQYLSLIPVLAVFAISIAFSTWAIINYFFPDLLFHPMP, encoded by the coding sequence ATGCAGAAATCTAGCAAACAACAACAATATTTCCTTCAATATCTTTCTTTAATCCCAGTTCTGGCTGTATTTGCGATATCAATTGCTTTTTCTACCTGGGCAATTATTAATTACTTCTTCCCTGACTTGCTTTTCCATCCGATGCCATAA
- a CDS encoding Uma2 family endonuclease encodes MYVAITQPLTFTEFLAWDDGSGREFELWDGIPVPLSEPNANHEDLIQRLCAYLENHCQANDLPYVSRQSKQVRLKTASGEKEKSRKADIVIFAKEEWQRMKTSSSSAAAYIPPPGIIEVVSNNWKDDYLTKLAEYEDLGVLEYIIVDYAAFGGIRFIGSPKQPTITIYQLENGEYLPPKIFRGEERIDSLLFPHIPLTAEQIFAMSR; translated from the coding sequence ATGTACGTCGCCATCACACAACCACTGACTTTTACAGAGTTTCTTGCCTGGGATGATGGTTCAGGCAGAGAATTTGAGCTATGGGATGGAATTCCTGTGCCATTATCCGAACCAAATGCCAATCATGAAGATTTGATTCAACGACTATGCGCCTACTTAGAAAATCATTGCCAAGCAAATGACCTCCCCTACGTATCTCGACAATCTAAACAGGTGCGGCTGAAGACAGCATCGGGAGAAAAAGAAAAAAGCCGCAAAGCTGATATTGTCATTTTTGCTAAGGAAGAATGGCAACGGATGAAAACTAGTTCTAGTTCTGCGGCTGCATATATTCCACCACCAGGAATCATTGAAGTTGTTAGCAACAATTGGAAGGATGACTATCTCACAAAACTGGCTGAATATGAAGACCTAGGTGTTTTGGAGTACATAATTGTAGACTATGCTGCTTTTGGTGGGATTCGGTTTATTGGTTCGCCTAAGCAGCCGACGATCACAATATATCAACTAGAAAATGGAGAGTATTTACCTCCAAAGATATTTCGAGGAGAAGAGCGAATTGATTCGCTATTGTTTCCGCACATTCCGCTAACGGCTGAACAGATTTTTGCCATGAGTCGCTGA
- a CDS encoding MarR family winged helix-turn-helix transcriptional regulator, with the protein MKRRISSKQSAEVPKQESPSVNPHTFSGHDLDWEPLPECLSHWTGFVLHWVTELGAQFYARAMTPLNLRPLQVGILQLLAGEGAMVQARLGDKLRVDKASMVTLLNDLEAQGLIERRPHPSDRRAYEVHLLKAGEQRLQQAEHVSIEVAKQFFAALTLEEQQILNELLKRVATSNASWKSTTAKDVDN; encoded by the coding sequence ATGAAGAGACGAATATCCTCCAAGCAATCTGCTGAAGTACCAAAGCAAGAAAGCCCATCAGTTAATCCACATACTTTTAGTGGACACGATCTAGACTGGGAGCCTTTGCCAGAATGTCTGAGTCACTGGACAGGCTTTGTACTTCACTGGGTGACTGAACTCGGCGCACAGTTTTATGCCCGTGCTATGACTCCCTTAAATCTGCGTCCGCTCCAGGTTGGTATCCTCCAATTACTAGCTGGTGAAGGTGCAATGGTTCAAGCACGACTGGGTGACAAACTTCGTGTTGATAAAGCGAGCATGGTTACTTTGCTCAATGACCTAGAAGCGCAGGGCTTAATTGAACGACGACCTCATCCGAGCGATCGGCGAGCCTATGAAGTTCATCTTTTAAAGGCTGGTGAACAACGACTCCAACAAGCAGAACATGTATCGATTGAAGTAGCAAAACAATTCTTCGCTGCCTTAACACTAGAAGAACAACAGATTCTCAATGAATTGCTAAAGCGTGTTGCAACGAGCAATGCTTCATGGAAATCAACGACAGCCAAAGATGTTGACAATTAA
- a CDS encoding cyanophycinase → MLQGNLEKLGDDYIDTFKRLGAESVEVIDTIRKEDASASKALDVVRNATGVFFTGGKQERISDLLKDTELEAILHQRYQEPEFVIGGTSAGAHAMSNIMIIEGDSEINPCYQSNKLESGLGFLQGVLIDSHFEQRGRLGRLLSGLVHQNNMWGLGLDENTAVIVKDNHFKVIGENAVIVIDISETSNSDENLLDKGEGLALWGIKLNVLPDGYSFYIENQRPILEKASSKAELISA, encoded by the coding sequence TTGCTTCAGGGGAACCTAGAGAAGCTGGGAGATGATTATATAGATACATTCAAACGCTTAGGTGCTGAAAGTGTAGAAGTCATTGACACAATTCGTAAAGAAGATGCCAGTGCTTCAAAAGCCCTGGATGTAGTAAGAAATGCGACTGGAGTATTTTTTACAGGTGGAAAACAAGAACGTATATCTGACTTACTCAAAGACACAGAGTTAGAAGCCATTTTACATCAACGTTATCAAGAGCCAGAATTTGTCATTGGTGGGACGAGTGCTGGCGCTCACGCCATGTCAAACATCATGATTATCGAAGGAGATTCTGAAATTAATCCTTGCTATCAGAGTAATAAATTAGAATCAGGGCTGGGTTTTCTTCAAGGAGTATTAATTGACTCTCATTTTGAACAACGTGGACGCTTAGGGCGTTTACTTTCAGGGCTTGTTCATCAAAACAATATGTGGGGACTCGGATTAGATGAGAATACCGCAGTGATCGTTAAAGATAACCATTTTAAAGTAATTGGTGAAAATGCAGTTATTGTTATAGATATCAGTGAAACTAGCAACAGTGACGAGAATCTACTCGACAAGGGAGAGGGTTTAGCACTCTGGGGAATCAAGTTGAATGTTCTTCCTGATGGATATAGTTTTTATATTGAAAATCAAAGGCCAATTCTAGAGAAAGCCTCTAGTAAAGCAGAATTAATTAGTGCTTGA
- a CDS encoding DUF4383 domain-containing protein, with protein sequence MENIQTAKMVERYCALTIGILYLLLGLAGFTPALVSLPGTHESFIPLDESPNAYAAGFGYIFGLFPTNFLHDLVRCAVGLLGIASYNSAKSARLFNATFAVAYVALAIMGLLPFAKTFFGFMPLFGNNVWINFLSAIAAGYYGLIIPSKVAGVNVSQNV encoded by the coding sequence ATGGAAAATATTCAAACCGCAAAAATGGTAGAACGTTACTGTGCTTTAACCATTGGTATTCTCTATTTATTATTAGGTTTGGCAGGGTTTACACCAGCTTTGGTATCTTTACCTGGAACCCATGAATCTTTCATTCCTTTAGATGAATCTCCTAATGCTTATGCTGCGGGATTTGGTTATATATTTGGTTTATTTCCTACCAATTTTTTGCATGATTTAGTGCGATGTGCTGTTGGGTTATTAGGCATTGCTTCTTATAACAGTGCTAAAAGTGCGCGATTATTTAATGCCACTTTTGCAGTAGCTTACGTGGCATTAGCAATCATGGGATTATTACCATTTGCCAAGACATTTTTCGGATTTATGCCACTTTTTGGTAATAATGTTTGGATTAATTTCTTATCAGCGATCGCAGCAGGTTATTACGGTCTAATCATTCCATCTAAGGTAGCAGGTGTGAACGTTTCTCAAAATGTTTAA
- a CDS encoding SDR family oxidoreductase codes for MQLKPINQQVVAVVGASSGIGRKAALEFAQRGGKVVVSARGELKLKSLVEEIRGFGGEANYIVADVQEFDQVKAIADKTVELYGRLDTWVHAAAIGMFATFDKTTPEEFKHVIDVSLMGQVYGAMAALPHLKNEGRGALIHVSSMEGRRSLPYQSAYSCAKHGIEGFLEAMRIELIHEKWPINVTSIKPAVINTPFWSNGLTKLGVKPSGIPPYYDPKIVADAIVYAAEHPIRDLLVGDIAKLLDLAQKISPSLVDSLLLLLGFNLQRSSGELKSEDATNNFYQPVPDDRVDGDYQNLVIPSITDALGKLPLFQLGTGALLALLAAQAFKQIE; via the coding sequence ATGCAGTTAAAGCCCATAAATCAGCAAGTCGTTGCAGTCGTTGGTGCTTCCAGCGGTATTGGACGTAAAGCAGCCTTGGAATTTGCTCAACGTGGAGGCAAGGTCGTGGTTTCCGCGCGTGGTGAATTAAAGTTAAAGTCACTGGTGGAAGAAATTCGCGGCTTTGGTGGTGAGGCGAATTATATTGTTGCTGACGTGCAAGAATTCGACCAAGTAAAAGCGATCGCTGATAAAACTGTCGAGTTATACGGAAGACTTGATACTTGGGTTCATGCTGCGGCGATTGGGATGTTTGCCACGTTTGACAAAACTACCCCAGAAGAGTTTAAGCACGTTATAGATGTGAGTTTGATGGGTCAAGTTTATGGTGCAATGGCCGCGTTACCGCATCTCAAGAACGAAGGACGGGGCGCACTAATTCATGTATCTTCAATGGAAGGTAGGCGATCGCTTCCTTATCAAAGTGCTTACTCTTGTGCTAAACACGGCATTGAAGGCTTTCTCGAAGCGATGCGAATTGAATTGATTCATGAGAAATGGCCTATCAATGTCACAAGTATTAAGCCAGCCGTCATTAACACTCCATTTTGGAGTAATGGTTTAACTAAATTAGGCGTGAAACCATCAGGAATACCACCTTACTATGACCCTAAAATTGTTGCCGATGCCATAGTTTATGCTGCTGAACATCCAATTCGTGATTTGTTAGTTGGAGATATAGCTAAATTGCTCGATTTGGCTCAGAAAATCTCGCCTTCATTAGTAGATTCGTTATTATTGCTGTTAGGTTTTAATCTTCAACGTAGTAGTGGCGAATTAAAATCTGAAGACGCAACCAACAATTTTTATCAACCTGTTCCCGATGATAGAGTTGATGGTGATTATCAAAACTTAGTCATACCTAGTATTACTGATGCTTTGGGTAAATTACCGCTTTTTCAATTAGGAACAGGCGCTTTATTAGCTTTACTTGCAGCACAAGCATTCAAACAAATTGAGTAA